One Microbacterium sp. W4I20 DNA window includes the following coding sequences:
- a CDS encoding DUF4350 domain-containing protein — MTIVDQTTPAPSTAEERPRRTRTIVGWVIVVALVLLVAFVAIRVSASSPGARGTLDPEGRDDAGALALAEILREQGVEVSVFRSRAEARAALGDDTTLVMTNPYTLTDAGLRELIDPAARVVFLSTGTHLLNTIDIGDNAPGSSDAVSAGCDVAEFADVGTIRPDRSFSPADGVDACFGDDDGAAVLVDDRSGDHRVVVEGTRLFSNAYLAENGNAALALALLGQTDRVVWYVPSFADTDIEAESPDTLGSLTPPWVTPVILLLLAAGIATAVWRGQRFGPLVAETLPVTVRASETMHGRARLTAQAGDAPHAGQALRDGAQRRLARRLGLAVHAGADEVADAASDRLRIPRGTLQSLLAGPLPADDAALVDLARRLDELENAVEASTGTAKGER, encoded by the coding sequence ATGACGATCGTCGATCAGACCACTCCTGCGCCTTCCACGGCCGAGGAGCGCCCCCGGCGGACGCGCACCATCGTCGGATGGGTGATCGTCGTCGCGCTCGTGCTCCTCGTGGCCTTCGTCGCGATCCGGGTGAGCGCGAGCTCCCCCGGTGCGCGCGGTACCCTCGATCCGGAGGGCCGCGATGACGCCGGAGCGCTCGCGCTCGCCGAGATCCTGCGCGAACAGGGCGTCGAGGTGTCGGTCTTCCGATCGCGTGCCGAGGCCCGAGCAGCGCTCGGCGACGACACGACCCTGGTGATGACCAACCCGTACACGTTGACCGATGCCGGACTCCGTGAGCTCATCGACCCGGCCGCCCGCGTCGTCTTCCTCTCCACCGGCACCCATCTGCTGAACACGATCGACATCGGCGACAACGCCCCCGGCAGCTCCGACGCGGTTTCCGCCGGATGCGATGTCGCGGAGTTCGCCGACGTGGGCACCATCCGGCCGGACAGGTCCTTCTCCCCCGCCGACGGAGTCGACGCGTGCTTCGGCGACGACGACGGCGCCGCCGTGCTCGTCGACGATCGCTCCGGCGACCACCGCGTCGTCGTCGAGGGCACGAGGCTCTTCAGCAACGCTTATCTGGCGGAGAACGGCAATGCGGCGCTGGCGCTCGCCCTCCTCGGCCAGACCGATCGGGTCGTCTGGTACGTGCCCTCCTTCGCCGACACCGACATCGAGGCCGAGTCCCCCGACACGCTCGGCAGCCTCACCCCGCCCTGGGTGACCCCGGTGATCCTGCTGCTCCTGGCTGCAGGCATCGCCACGGCCGTCTGGCGCGGGCAGCGCTTCGGCCCCCTCGTCGCAGAGACGCTGCCGGTCACCGTGCGCGCGTCCGAGACGATGCACGGACGTGCGCGTCTGACCGCCCAGGCCGGTGATGCGCCGCACGCCGGTCAGGCGCTCCGCGACGGCGCGCAGCGGCGCCTCGCCCGCCGGCTGGGACTCGCAGTGCACGCCGGCGCGGACGAGGTCGCCGACGCGGCATCCGATCGCCTCCGCATCCCCCGCGGCACCCTGCAGTCCTTGCTCGCAGGACCTCTTCCCGCCGATGATGCCGCTCTCGTCGACCTCGCGCGCCGCCTCGACGAGCTCGAGAACGCCGTCGAGGCGAGCACGGGCACCGCGAAGGGCGAGCGATGA
- a CDS encoding LpqB family beta-propeller domain-containing protein, with product MRRSRTSRMLRGVALVVAALLLPACAGLPMAGDVAAGLPLGESPQDVDILPVASGPISGAGPQKIVEGFLEAGITTADNWETARKFLAEPLQQTWRPSAGVSIDVATDSRTITASVPDDEVEDVNSAEVQVLLDLVASVDEFGEYSEAVGASPVRFALERQEDGEWRITEAPDGIVIDDPRFTKVFDGYPLQYFDASWSRLVPDMRWFPRRLSPATTVTKALISGAPSAWLDPAVQNAFPADVQLAQEAVPITSAQVAEVALTRSASGLDGRTLSRMRTQLQATLKAAGVSVSEVRFTVDDRALDAGVVDVAEPAAEAGTLVVKDGAFGRIVGGEISPISGISDQIAEIAEPLAAIEVAADDSRAAVQLADGRAFLLRETGRDELAAGPGLIAPSLDRYGYVWTVPGTDPTALRVWGDDVAPLPVKNAWPSASSISDLRVAADGARIAAVIMVGGQRWLVVAAVVRDSDGVPTALDEIKQLRLLDGAATGLSWLGPDRLGVLVDPMNPRIVTQIVSGPGLVEAAPGEAVSFAGARAPAGARVLGSGGQLFAHAGSAWREVATGVTLLATRAGE from the coding sequence ATGAGGCGATCGAGAACGAGCCGGATGCTGCGCGGTGTCGCGCTGGTCGTCGCAGCCCTCCTGCTCCCGGCCTGCGCCGGGCTGCCGATGGCCGGCGATGTGGCGGCAGGCTTGCCGCTCGGGGAATCCCCGCAGGATGTCGACATCCTCCCCGTGGCTTCGGGGCCGATCTCGGGGGCAGGGCCACAGAAGATCGTCGAAGGGTTCCTCGAGGCCGGCATCACGACCGCCGACAACTGGGAGACGGCGCGGAAGTTCCTCGCGGAGCCGCTGCAGCAGACCTGGCGTCCGTCGGCAGGGGTGTCCATCGATGTCGCGACCGACTCGCGGACGATCACCGCTTCTGTTCCGGATGACGAGGTCGAGGACGTGAACTCCGCCGAAGTGCAGGTCCTGCTCGACCTCGTGGCGAGCGTCGACGAGTTCGGTGAGTATTCGGAGGCCGTCGGTGCCTCTCCCGTGCGCTTCGCGCTGGAGCGCCAGGAGGACGGCGAATGGCGCATCACCGAGGCGCCGGACGGGATCGTCATCGACGATCCGCGATTCACCAAGGTCTTCGACGGGTATCCGCTGCAGTACTTCGACGCGAGCTGGTCGCGGCTGGTGCCGGACATGCGGTGGTTCCCGCGTCGCCTGAGCCCCGCGACCACAGTCACCAAGGCCCTCATCTCCGGGGCGCCCAGCGCCTGGCTCGATCCGGCGGTGCAGAATGCGTTCCCCGCCGATGTGCAGCTGGCCCAGGAGGCCGTGCCCATCACGTCCGCGCAGGTCGCGGAGGTCGCGCTCACCCGGTCGGCCTCCGGGCTCGATGGCCGGACGCTCTCGCGGATGCGTACGCAGCTGCAGGCGACGCTCAAGGCGGCCGGAGTCTCGGTCTCGGAGGTGCGCTTCACGGTCGACGATCGCGCCCTCGATGCGGGTGTGGTGGATGTTGCGGAACCTGCCGCGGAGGCGGGGACCCTCGTCGTGAAGGATGGCGCGTTCGGGCGCATCGTCGGCGGCGAGATCTCACCGATCTCGGGGATCAGCGACCAGATCGCGGAGATCGCCGAGCCGCTCGCCGCCATCGAGGTGGCCGCCGATGACTCGCGCGCCGCCGTGCAGCTCGCTGACGGGCGGGCGTTCCTGCTTCGCGAGACCGGTCGCGACGAGCTGGCCGCAGGGCCGGGACTCATCGCACCGTCGCTTGATCGCTACGGCTACGTCTGGACCGTGCCGGGGACGGACCCGACAGCGCTGCGAGTGTGGGGAGACGACGTCGCTCCGCTTCCGGTGAAGAACGCATGGCCCAGCGCGTCGTCGATATCGGACCTGCGTGTCGCGGCGGACGGCGCAAGGATCGCAGCGGTGATCATGGTCGGCGGTCAGCGGTGGCTGGTCGTCGCGGCGGTCGTCCGCGACTCCGACGGGGTTCCCACCGCTCTCGACGAGATCAAGCAGCTGCGACTGCTGGACGGCGCGGCGACAGGGCTGTCCTGGCTCGGTCCGGATCGCCTGGGAGTGCTGGTCGATCCGATGAACCCGCGGATCGTGACGCAGATCGTCAGCGGTCCGGGACTCGTCGAGGCCGCGCCCGGGGAGGCCGTTTCGTTCGCGGGTGCACGTGCCCCGGCCGGAGCGCGAGTGCTCGGTTCGGGAGGCCAGTTGTTCGCACACGCGGGCTCGGCCTGGCGCGAGGTCGCCACCGGGGTGACGCTGCTGGCGACCCGCGCCGGGGAATGA
- the mtrA gene encoding MtrAB system response regulator MtrA: protein MTSRILVVDDDTALAEMIGIVLRTEGFEPVFCADGARAVDEWRTQRPDLVLLDLMLPGMDGIEICTRIRAESGVPILMLTARSDTADVVRGLEVGADDYMVKPFNPKELVARIRTRLRPAPQTTSEQLKVGDLTVDVDAHEVRRGTTPIALTPLEFQLLVALASKPQQVFSREMLLEQVWGYHYKADTRLVNVHVQRLRAKVELDPDNPKIVMTVRGVGYRAGSVG from the coding sequence ATGACCTCACGCATTCTTGTGGTCGACGACGACACCGCGCTCGCCGAGATGATCGGCATCGTGCTGCGCACGGAGGGCTTCGAGCCGGTTTTCTGCGCCGATGGTGCGCGTGCGGTCGATGAGTGGCGAACGCAGCGACCCGATCTCGTGCTGCTCGATCTGATGCTCCCCGGTATGGACGGCATCGAGATCTGCACGCGGATCCGGGCGGAGTCCGGCGTCCCCATCCTCATGCTGACCGCGCGCAGCGACACGGCCGATGTCGTCCGCGGCCTCGAAGTCGGTGCCGACGACTACATGGTGAAGCCGTTCAATCCGAAGGAGCTGGTCGCGCGCATCCGCACGCGGCTGCGTCCCGCACCGCAGACCACCAGTGAGCAGCTCAAGGTCGGAGACCTCACGGTCGATGTCGACGCGCACGAGGTGCGCCGGGGCACGACGCCGATCGCGCTCACGCCGCTGGAGTTCCAACTGCTCGTCGCACTCGCCTCGAAGCCCCAGCAGGTCTTCTCCCGCGAGATGCTGCTCGAGCAGGTCTGGGGCTACCACTACAAGGCGGACACGCGGCTGGTGAATGTGCACGTGCAGCGGCTCCGCGCCAAGGTCGAACTCGACCCGGACAATCCCAAGATCGTGATGACCGTGCGCGGCGTGGGCTACCGCGCCGGCAGCGTCGGCTAG
- a CDS encoding DUF58 domain-containing protein: MFVTGRLAIALAVGVIPLVLAGLAGYPAYAVLGGWIALCALLVGIDVVAAASPRAVTVSRRVPARTRIGEPVKVSVALHNHGTRMLHAVIRDAWQPTAGAAPERQRLSIPPGERGRVAIPLLPRRRGELVSEFVVIRSLGPLGLAGRQARHRVRGAIRVLPAFSSRKHLPSRLARLRELDGNTSIQVRGQGTEFDSLREYVRGDDVRSIDWRATARAGTTMLRTWRPERDRHVVIIIDTGRTAAARVGDGTRVDAALEAALLLAALASRAGDHVHLLMYDRVVRGRVTGVDGTALLPAMTDAMAPVHARLVDTDWHGAFSAVRTLTTRPSLIVVLTAQDAAESARSFLGAFPNASRATTVLVGSVTDDDIAALARRRGSREEIYLAAAAERTLRDAENVADAIRRAGGEAIAADPEELPPRIADRYLELKAAGRL; this comes from the coding sequence GTGTTCGTCACCGGCCGGCTCGCCATCGCCCTCGCCGTGGGCGTGATCCCGCTCGTCCTCGCAGGACTGGCGGGGTACCCGGCGTACGCGGTGCTCGGCGGATGGATCGCCCTGTGCGCCCTGCTCGTCGGGATCGACGTCGTCGCGGCCGCGAGCCCGCGGGCGGTCACCGTGAGCCGCCGAGTCCCGGCGCGCACGCGGATCGGCGAGCCCGTCAAGGTGAGCGTCGCCCTGCACAACCACGGGACCCGGATGCTGCACGCGGTGATCCGTGACGCGTGGCAGCCGACGGCCGGTGCCGCACCGGAGCGTCAGCGGCTCAGCATCCCGCCCGGGGAACGCGGTCGCGTCGCGATCCCCCTGCTGCCGCGCCGCCGCGGTGAGCTGGTGAGCGAGTTCGTGGTGATCCGCTCACTCGGTCCGCTCGGTCTCGCCGGCCGGCAGGCGCGCCATCGGGTGCGGGGCGCGATCCGGGTGCTGCCGGCGTTCTCGTCACGGAAGCACCTTCCCTCACGACTCGCGCGGCTGCGCGAGCTCGACGGCAACACGAGCATCCAGGTGCGCGGTCAGGGCACCGAGTTCGATTCGCTGCGCGAATACGTCCGCGGCGATGACGTGCGGTCGATCGACTGGCGTGCGACCGCCCGCGCCGGAACCACGATGCTGCGCACCTGGCGGCCCGAGCGCGACCGCCACGTTGTGATCATCATCGACACCGGACGCACGGCGGCCGCGCGCGTGGGCGACGGCACGCGCGTCGACGCGGCACTCGAGGCCGCGCTGCTGCTGGCAGCCCTCGCGTCGCGGGCCGGCGACCACGTGCACCTGCTGATGTACGACCGGGTGGTGCGGGGCCGGGTGACCGGAGTCGACGGCACGGCCCTGCTCCCCGCGATGACCGACGCGATGGCGCCGGTGCACGCACGGCTCGTGGACACCGACTGGCATGGCGCGTTCAGCGCGGTGCGCACGCTCACGACCCGCCCCTCTCTCATCGTCGTGCTCACCGCGCAGGATGCGGCGGAGTCCGCTCGATCCTTCCTCGGCGCCTTTCCGAATGCTTCGCGCGCGACGACGGTCCTGGTCGGATCCGTCACCGACGACGACATCGCGGCGCTCGCCAGGCGGCGCGGATCGCGCGAGGAGATCTACCTGGCCGCCGCTGCCGAGCGCACCCTGAGGGACGCGGAGAACGTCGCCGACGCGATCCGCCGGGCGGGCGGAGAGGCGATCGCCGCGGACCCGGAGGAGCTGCCGCCGCGGATCGCGGACCGCTACCTGGAACTGAAGGCCGCCGGCCGGCTCTGA
- a CDS encoding MoxR family ATPase — translation MHRVRTEVDKAVVGQAGTVTGLLVSLLARGHVLLEGVPGVAKTLVVRSFARALGLDTKRVQFTPDLMPGDVTGSLVYDARTGEFDFRAGPVFTHILLADEINRTPPKTQAALLEAMEERQVSADGVSRTLPDPFLVAATQNPIEHEGTYSLPEAQLDRFLMKLVVGMPERDAEVAVLRRHAEGFSPRELTGIEAVVSAEEIRAAQEAAGRVEVTDDVLGYVVDLARATRQSPSVELGASPRASTGLLAAAKAWAWLNASSAVTPDHVQTMLVPVWRHRLQLRPDAQMEGVSADAVLTSVVQQTRVPI, via the coding sequence ATGCACCGCGTGCGCACCGAGGTCGACAAGGCCGTCGTCGGCCAGGCCGGCACCGTGACCGGACTGCTGGTCTCGCTGCTCGCCCGGGGCCACGTGCTCCTGGAGGGCGTGCCCGGAGTCGCGAAGACCCTGGTCGTGCGCTCCTTCGCCCGGGCGCTCGGGCTCGACACGAAGCGCGTGCAGTTCACCCCCGACCTGATGCCGGGCGATGTCACCGGATCGCTGGTGTACGACGCCCGCACCGGGGAGTTCGACTTCCGTGCCGGACCGGTGTTCACCCACATCCTCCTGGCCGACGAGATCAACCGCACGCCGCCCAAGACGCAGGCGGCCCTGCTCGAGGCGATGGAGGAGCGTCAGGTCTCCGCCGACGGCGTCAGCCGGACGCTGCCGGACCCGTTCCTCGTCGCGGCAACCCAGAACCCGATCGAACACGAAGGAACGTACTCGCTCCCCGAGGCACAGCTGGACCGCTTCCTGATGAAGCTCGTCGTCGGCATGCCGGAGCGGGATGCCGAGGTCGCGGTGCTCCGCCGCCACGCCGAGGGCTTCTCCCCTCGTGAGCTCACCGGCATCGAGGCCGTCGTCTCGGCGGAGGAGATCCGTGCGGCGCAGGAGGCCGCAGGACGAGTCGAGGTCACCGACGACGTGCTCGGCTACGTGGTCGACCTCGCCAGGGCGACGCGCCAGTCCCCCTCCGTCGAGCTCGGAGCCAGCCCGCGCGCGTCGACGGGCCTGCTCGCCGCGGCGAAGGCATGGGCCTGGCTGAACGCTTCGTCCGCTGTGACGCCGGATCATGTCCAGACGATGCTGGTGCCGGTGTGGCGGCACCGTCTCCAGCTACGGCCCGACGCGCAGATGGAGGGGGTCTCGGCCGATGCCGTGCTCACCTCGGTCGTCCAGCAGACCAGGGTGCCGATCTAG
- the mtrB gene encoding MtrAB system histidine kinase MtrB, translated as MAATGATTTAVAVLRDWRGWPTVLGALWRRSLRFRTLTITLAATSLAIFVTCVTMALVIQNDLFVSRKNVALEDARRAVDQAQTVLDVAEVGDDPAALTELWNSIQQDLARTSSTDQLAGFKIDTESNGVQLNGFEARLTENLLSPEIRARVKELDDRQAWQSVALPVADGGEVPGIVVGQQLLVPEAGPFEIYFAYDLGDADQTLVFVQRTLWIAGIGLLTIVAAISWIVLRAVSTPIVQAAETSARLAAGDLGVRLEVHGEDELATLGRSFNAMADSIEAQIKELGELSLVQQRFVSDVSHELRTPLTTIRLAADMLNDQREEFDPTTARTAELLHAQVQRFETLLSDLLEISRYDAGSVQLELEATSLAHIAEDIIEQMHPLAEGHGSELRLVAPGGYSPVDMDPRRVRRVLRNLIGNAIEHGEGRPIVVTVDSNQHAVAAGVRDFGLGMQPADAERVFDRFWRADPSRQRTIGGTGLGLSIALGDATLHGGTLAVWSELGVGTNFVLTVPRHGGALEGPSPIPVEPQEPLAELGDATQPLSLTELADRLFDGPGER; from the coding sequence ATGGCCGCGACGGGAGCGACCACCACGGCGGTCGCTGTCCTGCGCGACTGGCGCGGCTGGCCGACGGTCCTCGGTGCCTTGTGGCGCCGCTCGCTCCGCTTCCGCACTCTGACGATCACCCTTGCCGCGACTTCCCTGGCGATCTTCGTCACCTGCGTGACGATGGCCCTCGTCATCCAGAACGATCTGTTCGTCTCGCGCAAGAACGTGGCACTCGAAGACGCCCGGCGTGCGGTCGATCAGGCGCAGACCGTGCTCGATGTCGCAGAGGTCGGTGACGATCCGGCCGCTCTCACCGAACTGTGGAACAGCATCCAACAGGACCTCGCCCGCACCTCGAGCACCGATCAGCTCGCCGGATTCAAGATCGACACCGAATCGAACGGGGTTCAGCTCAACGGCTTCGAGGCGAGGCTGACGGAGAATCTGTTGAGCCCGGAGATCCGGGCCCGGGTCAAAGAGCTCGACGACCGTCAGGCCTGGCAGTCGGTCGCGCTGCCGGTGGCGGATGGCGGCGAGGTCCCCGGCATCGTCGTCGGCCAGCAGCTCCTCGTACCGGAGGCGGGACCGTTCGAGATCTACTTCGCCTATGACCTGGGCGATGCCGACCAGACGCTGGTGTTCGTGCAGCGCACCCTGTGGATCGCCGGTATCGGGCTCCTGACGATCGTCGCTGCGATCTCCTGGATCGTGCTGCGAGCGGTGTCCACCCCGATCGTGCAGGCGGCCGAGACGAGCGCGAGGCTCGCGGCCGGAGACCTGGGCGTCCGTCTCGAGGTGCACGGCGAGGATGAGCTGGCGACACTCGGACGTTCGTTCAACGCCATGGCCGACAGCATCGAAGCGCAGATCAAGGAGCTCGGCGAGCTGTCGCTGGTCCAGCAGCGTTTCGTGTCGGATGTCTCCCACGAGCTCCGGACGCCTCTGACGACGATCCGCCTTGCCGCCGACATGCTCAACGATCAGCGCGAGGAGTTCGATCCGACCACCGCCCGTACCGCCGAGCTCCTGCACGCGCAGGTGCAGCGATTCGAGACGCTGTTGTCCGACCTGCTCGAGATCAGCCGCTACGACGCCGGTTCGGTGCAGCTGGAGCTGGAGGCGACGAGCCTGGCGCATATCGCCGAGGACATCATCGAGCAGATGCATCCGCTGGCCGAAGGGCACGGCTCCGAGCTGCGGCTCGTGGCGCCGGGGGGATACTCTCCCGTGGACATGGATCCCCGGCGCGTCCGGCGCGTGCTGCGCAACCTGATCGGCAACGCGATCGAGCACGGCGAGGGGCGACCGATCGTGGTCACCGTGGACAGCAACCAGCATGCCGTCGCCGCCGGGGTCCGGGACTTCGGACTCGGGATGCAGCCGGCGGATGCCGAGCGCGTGTTCGACCGCTTCTGGCGGGCGGACCCGTCCCGACAGCGCACGATCGGTGGAACCGGACTCGGACTCTCGATCGCTCTCGGCGACGCCACCCTGCACGGCGGGACGCTGGCGGTCTGGTCGGAGCTCGGTGTCGGAACGAACTTCGTGCTCACGGTTCCTCGGCACGGCGGTGCGCTGGAAGGCCCGAGTCCGATCCCGGTCGAGCCGCAGGAACCGCTCGCGGAGCTGGGCGACGCGACGCAGCCGCTCTCCCTGACGGAGCTGGCCGACCGCCTGTTCGACGGACCGGGGGAGCGATGA
- a CDS encoding DUF4129 domain-containing protein — translation MIRPFDDLFVPDGDEARRWAEDELSNPRYADAKPTWFDLIARDIGRFLADLFTSDNGANVGPAALIVVCVIIVAALITALIVWGRPRSSRAVRRARTDLLGVDDDRDAAQLRSDAERSARDGDWDAATVLRYRAIARSLLERDLIDPAPGATAQAIAREASGVFADEAAAMRRAAVSFDDVRYLRHPATEESYRDLSATDDRLRARRPEAVPA, via the coding sequence ATGATCCGACCGTTCGACGACCTCTTCGTTCCCGACGGCGACGAAGCGCGGCGGTGGGCCGAGGACGAGCTGTCCAACCCCCGGTATGCCGACGCGAAGCCGACGTGGTTCGATCTGATCGCCCGTGACATCGGGAGATTCCTCGCCGATCTGTTCACATCGGACAACGGGGCGAACGTCGGCCCGGCGGCGCTGATCGTCGTGTGCGTGATCATCGTCGCGGCGCTGATCACCGCCCTCATCGTCTGGGGCAGGCCGCGCAGCTCCCGGGCCGTGCGGCGCGCGCGCACCGACCTCCTCGGCGTGGACGACGATCGCGATGCGGCGCAGTTGCGGTCGGATGCCGAGCGAAGCGCGAGGGACGGCGACTGGGATGCCGCGACGGTGCTGCGGTACCGCGCCATCGCCCGGAGCCTCCTCGAGCGAGACCTCATCGATCCCGCGCCCGGTGCAACGGCGCAGGCGATCGCGCGGGAGGCCAGCGGGGTCTTCGCCGACGAGGCGGCGGCGATGCGCCGCGCTGCCGTGTCCTTCGACGACGTCCGCTACCTGCGGCATCCGGCGACCGAGGAGAGCTACCGCGACCTGTCGGCCACCGATGATCGCCTCCGCGCGCGACGTCCGGAGGCGGTGCCCGCATGA